A segment of the Anguilla anguilla isolate fAngAng1 chromosome 6, fAngAng1.pri, whole genome shotgun sequence genome:
GTCCAGCGGTGGGAGACAACACCAATCAGAGAATCCCGCAGCAAGAAATGCAGCATGAGCCAcctaacagattttttttctttcttttaaaccTGCATGTAATCATAATCATCTCCTGTACCCTATATGGCAACCAAGTCCTTTTTTGGCTGTGAGGGGTTGAACTGTAGCCACAGAACAGACAGTGAGGAAGGGTGATACAGTGCTTAAAATTGGCTTCTGTGTCCTCTCCTAAATCACAGTAACATGACTGCGTGCGTTTAAGTCTCTTCCTGCTCTTTTAGAGAGTGGCATCAGTATATTTCAACCTCAGTCAGAAAGTAGAAGTTCCAGATCAGGTACCAGGCACCAGGCAGCTCCCAAAGTGTTGCTAATTTTGTTTATCAGAGCCAGGGTGTAAAAATAAGGGTGCATTATGTGGCTCTACTGCCTGTGGTTAGATATAAATGCAATCCCTGACCATGTGAAGAAAGGGCATCTTCATAAAAGGAGATAGGAGTCCGTTatttgtgctttaaaacagGAGGCGTGGTCTCAAAGTCTGTTTATGAGGCAATGTGAACAAGGTGGGGCCCTCAGTGTGATTGTTCTTTCTGAGGTCACAATGAAAGTAGATAAACAGATTGATTACACAGCCATTCTGCTTTTAGAGAACACTGGCGGCTGAGTGCCTGTGTTTAAGAGATGGCAATTCTGGAATTTAGAGTTTGCTGAGAACCTGGTGCTCTTTAAAATGCACTAAAAATAGTTcacttttttcctgttttaaataaCGAGGGTCTTGAATAATCAGGGATAATTTTACTACCATATTTTCACATGGGATTGGCATGTCAGTGACCCCTGCAAAAATGTCAAGCAAGCCAGCGTTTCAGTTCAACAAGAGTTTAAGTCCTGATACAGATGATAGAGAATTACCAAAGAAGTGCTTCCCAATTGTCATAAAATTAAGTCTCACGCATAGTGAATTCTGCATAATTCTTGCCATCAAGAGCAATATAAGCGTATGCCTTTTTCCCAATGTCGTAGATATGATTGTCTGATCATATGTCTTAGTGTGGACCCTTACATGATGCCCAGATGGGTGATGTTTGAAatgcctgaaaataaaaaaatcggCTTACTGACAAAATTATATAATTCCAAAAAGTTACATAAATTAGctgaaaaaaaacgttttcaaacAGAGCGATACATAAATACAGCCACCGAGTATGATCATTAAATACGCGTTCATTATAATATAAACGTCGCAAGCTTTTTGTAGCTCTCCAAACGTGCAGATAACTGATGCAATAACCCGAATCGTTACCTCCAAGACTGAAATACTGCGTCTTGTTGCATCAGCCAAGggttcatttaaatattatatccTTCTCAAAAGACAGGAGCCATAGCCATTCAAAAGTCTGGTTAAATTGATTGATATTTTTGATAACGAATCATTACATGTTTTAGGTGGCAACCCCCTTTTTCTATACACCAATAGAGACTTCGAACAAGGTAGTTTTTTTAACAGTGCGCAGAATTTGGCACCGATTGGAGTATTCCGCTCAAACCCCACCTCTTGAACGACACAATTCGTCTACCATTCGGATGGGTGGCCACACATAATTACGTGTCTTCGTCACTATAAATTCAGTCAGCCATTATGCTGCAGTTACGGGAACGCAAGTGGTTGAGTGTAGTAGGAGTTCCTCGTCGTGCTGTTGTTGTTAGTTTGTCAAATAGTCGTAAGTGTGTAATATTTCGTAAGTAGCTCTAGTAGTATCAATTAGCCGGCgttgtttatttgaaaaggaTAGACGGCTGGCTGCACAGTCAGCTTAACGGTTTTTAAGTCTTTGTTTTTAAGAGCCTCGGAGGCCAAAATGGAATTTTAAGGCATAATGCGGCAACACTAATGCATCGGCATGCATCAGGCAAAGCAGAAGATCCGGCGTTATTCCATCGCCAAAACTGCCAAGCAGTTGGGCACCACACGCGGAATTACCGCGAGCCAACCGATACCGCTGCTACTTGATCGGGAGAAGTAGCTACCTGGCAAGCCTTCTTGGCTATTGCACTGAAACCACCAACCTGTCCTTTGACCATTATAACGCAAACTAGCAGTGATCAGAATGAAGCCCCAAGACGTATTGGCGGAGAAAACCAGTCTGTGGATATTCGGCTACGGGTCTCTGGTATGGAAACCTGACTTCAAATTCAAGAGAAGTAAGGTCGGGTACATCCAGGGATACAAGAGACGCTTCTGGCACGGCGACAATTTCCACCGGGGCAACAACGAAATGGTGAGAAATGTTCTATTTGTTAAAGACAAATATGCTGTTTTGTTAATGAGTATATTATGATGGATGTCACAATTTCTTTTAACATAAttcctccattttctttctACGCAGCCCGGCAGGGTGGTGACGCTGGTGGAAGATGATGACGTAAGTGTTGCTTCTGCTTGTGGTTTTCCCTCCGTAATGGAAGGCCCCGACTCCCACGCACATTTTTTCAGCCGTAGCAATACTgaatttgtaattttatttgtgatatttGAGCACCCACTCGAAACGAGTACAGCGGCTTACTGTAGTCAAAAGTCAGCAACAGATTTAAGTTCTATTGACGTTCACTGTAGTGAATGCGTCTCATTTGCATTAATTCGAGCGCATAACTAATCGTATTCTGTACTGCTTGCAGGCATGCACCTGGGGGGTGGCTTATGAGGTCACTGGGGCCCAGATCGAGGAGTCCCTCAAATACCTGAACGTGAGGGAGGCGGTGCTGGGGGGCTACATCACCAAGGCCGTTGAATTCATCCCACGAGAGAACGAAGAGGCCCCGTTGCTCGCGCTGGTCTACATCGCCACCGCTGACAACCCAATCTACCTAGGACCTGCCAGCCCCGAGGAGATCGCCGCCCAGATCGTCGTGAGCCGCGGCAAGACCGGCCACAACATCGAGTACCTGCTGCGGCTTGCCGACTTCATGCGGCTGCGCTGTCCAGAAGTGGAGGACACCCACCTGTTCTCCATCGAGACCGCCACCCTAGCTATCGTGCTGGCGTCCGAGCTGGACATGTCCGCCCTGTAAGCGGCTGAAGTTAAGAGGTCACTGCGAATAAACGCCGCCATCTGAACGTCCGTCTGTTAATGCATTCGTTAGCACACCGCTTGTTGTACTAATGTGTCCATGTCTGTTGTTCATGAAAAGCCACATAATTTCTGTTTAAACCGGTACGAACGAAAACTGCGTTATAATGGATTAAAGGGAGGTGGTGGTATTTCCAATGCCAGAAGTGTTCATACTGAATGTAAAACCTGTAAGATCTGTGGGTATTGTGCAATATTGGTTATATGGTTATTGTATTACTGTAAGTAGCATTGAAAGTACTCTAATCGCGGTGTACTTGTTTTCCTGGTAGCGAGGTTGCCCCATCAAATTAAGGTATGCTTTATACACTACGGTTCCAGTCTGTTTTTGGTTAAGGGTATTTTGTAACACTTCTAGCTGTGTAGGAATATAGACAATTTCATATCCCCATTCCCTACTGTCATCGCTTAATGTACAGGAACTAACTGTATACCTTTGTTATAaaaggattttctttttcaatgcacctttattttttcagacaaCAGACCTCAATAAACTGTTAATTTAATGTTTGCCTCTGAGATGTgctttttattctcatcaatccaGGCCCTTTGCATGCCTTAGTATAGGCATTTTCATGTGCACAGCTGAGCACTGTTGCATGGCAACAGcataaaacaaaggaaaaataaccCACACAGTATAATACTCATAGGGCCAGTTTCGCAGACATGGATTAACCCTAGTCCTGGACTAACttcaattttgaatggagattctcCATACAAAACTCAATTTAGTCCAGGATTAAACTTAATCTGTCGGTGAAACCAGCCCTTAAATTTACTTTGGGAGAACATAATGGAGATATTAAGCAACTAACTTGCATTTGTGTTCTCCAATTAGAGTAGATACCTTGTATGGCATTTCAGGTCATAACTTGAgtgcaaacataaaaatgcaattaatgaTAAATGCTTGAGGTATCGAAACCAAATCACTCTTCCTGTCGTCAGCAGCAAATTGCGTGTGTTACTAATCTGGCCTGGGTGGCTGACGTACAGAACATTGTTATTTAAGCTGTTACACACCTTCATCACAAATGACTTGGCCACAGTTCCAAAAACTCACTGCTCAACTGCAAACTGCCAATGGAAATTTTCTTAACGGAAGTACTGGAGTAATACTTTAAGGAATATTAACCGAGAAATACAGGCCACAGGTTTACATTTTGTGTACATTTAACATTCTGTCACCAGTGACACCACCTGACATTCCACACCAATCCAACCGGTACACAGCACCTAAATGTTTCGCCAGAaggacacgcatgcacaaacggGTGGAGGACATGGAGATGAAATCTCTAGCACTCTTTATTTTCAATTTGCTTATCCAGTTagtaaaagaacatttttttcctcaatatttacacaattaactataaaaatagacaaagaaaggggaaaaacattTAAGAGACAGAGTCTCCTTTAGGCTATTtacactgactgactgcaccATGCTATACTCAAAGCAAACCAGAgcagtgcttgtttttttgtgtgttgtcaTGGGGACCACGCCCATCCCTCTGTTATGGTACTGCTAACGGATGTCAGAAATAACCACGGATCACTCATCTTCACCTTACACCTTGCcccgtttaaaaataaaatggcttccatACAATTTACAGTGttcaaaatcataatttacCATATTTTAACTTAGGCTATGATACACTGTGCATCTAAGCATTTTGAGTCTCAATGGACTGTCATTCTTTTGACAATTATATTAGCAACAT
Coding sequences within it:
- the LOC118229633 gene encoding glutathione-specific gamma-glutamylcyclotransferase 1-like — translated: MKPQDVLAEKTSLWIFGYGSLVWKPDFKFKRSKVGYIQGYKRRFWHGDNFHRGNNEMPGRVVTLVEDDDACTWGVAYEVTGAQIEESLKYLNVREAVLGGYITKAVEFIPRENEEAPLLALVYIATADNPIYLGPASPEEIAAQIVVSRGKTGHNIEYLLRLADFMRLRCPEVEDTHLFSIETATLAIVLASELDMSAL